The Pseudoalteromonas spongiae UST010723-006 genome window below encodes:
- a CDS encoding ABC transporter permease, which produces MFKSFLAIIEGTKAALQAIRANAMRSALTCLGIIIGVAAVITVVAVMQGFTKQINDQLADMAPDVTSIKPYTTPQQEMLGKRSYLTVRDFETLKGKVQGFDTITAQMMAFRFQGAVEYKGESHNTRVVGTESNYQKAYRIYPEMGRYIRPQDDDKRRRVAFIGETLIEKLKLPENPVGEYIKLGGEWFRIIGVAEKQGSFLGFDQDDYINIPISTMQILEGNARKPYFQIMFRLKPDVDEAQTLAQMKRILRQNHKLGPDDHDDFEFETAEKARENIDKFTGSATAITAGIVGISLLVGGIGVMNIMLVSVTERTRIIGTLKALGATPGFIMLQFLVEAVVLSLFGGVIGLITGYGAAAAISAIVPGMPAAYIPMWAILLSFGFTSAIGVIFGLVPAIKAARLNPIDALRYE; this is translated from the coding sequence ATGTTTAAGTCATTTCTCGCGATTATTGAGGGAACCAAAGCCGCGCTTCAGGCGATTCGTGCTAATGCGATGCGCAGTGCGCTCACGTGTTTAGGTATAATCATTGGCGTTGCAGCAGTTATTACGGTTGTTGCTGTGATGCAGGGCTTTACCAAGCAAATTAACGACCAATTGGCTGATATGGCGCCGGATGTGACTAGCATTAAGCCGTACACCACACCGCAGCAAGAAATGCTTGGTAAACGTTCGTATTTAACAGTGCGTGATTTTGAAACGCTAAAAGGTAAAGTACAAGGGTTCGATACTATCACTGCGCAAATGATGGCATTTCGTTTTCAAGGCGCGGTAGAGTACAAAGGCGAAAGTCACAATACGCGGGTAGTTGGTACAGAATCAAACTACCAAAAGGCCTATCGCATTTATCCTGAAATGGGCCGCTATATTCGCCCACAAGATGACGATAAACGCCGTCGCGTCGCCTTTATTGGTGAAACACTGATTGAAAAGCTTAAGCTACCTGAAAACCCAGTGGGTGAATACATTAAACTCGGTGGTGAATGGTTTCGTATTATTGGGGTTGCAGAGAAGCAAGGCAGCTTTTTGGGATTCGATCAGGATGATTACATCAATATCCCAATCAGTACTATGCAAATTCTAGAAGGCAATGCGCGTAAACCATATTTTCAAATTATGTTCCGCTTAAAGCCGGATGTTGATGAAGCACAAACCTTGGCTCAAATGAAACGTATCTTGCGTCAGAATCATAAACTTGGTCCAGATGACCACGACGATTTTGAGTTCGAAACTGCTGAAAAAGCGCGTGAGAATATAGATAAATTTACAGGCAGTGCAACGGCAATTACAGCGGGGATTGTGGGCATTAGCTTGTTAGTTGGCGGTATTGGTGTAATGAATATTATGCTGGTGTCTGTAACTGAGCGCACCCGTATTATTGGCACGCTAAAGGCACTTGGCGCGACGCCGGGCTTTATTATGCTGCAATTTTTAGTAGAAGCCGTGGTACTCAGTTTATTTGGTGGCGTAATTGGCCTTATAACAGGTTATGGCGCTGCTGCTGCCATATCAGCGATTGTACCAGGCATGCCTGCGGCATATATTCCAATGTGGGCGATATTATTGTCATTTGGTTTTACCTCAGCAATTGGTGTTATTTTTGGTTTAGTGCCTGCGATAAAAGCAGCAAGACTCAACCCAATTGATGCGTTAAGATATGAATAA
- a CDS encoding HU family DNA-binding protein has protein sequence MNKSQLIELIAKNNDMPKTTAKRVVESLVATITQSLSEGDLVQLPGFGSFSLSYHPEKQGRNPQTGEEITIAGQNKVAFKAGSKLKSAINE, from the coding sequence ATGAATAAATCCCAACTTATTGAACTCATCGCAAAAAACAACGACATGCCAAAAACGACCGCTAAACGTGTTGTGGAGAGTTTAGTTGCGACAATCACTCAATCATTATCAGAAGGTGACTTAGTACAATTACCAGGGTTTGGCAGTTTTTCATTGAGTTATCATCCAGAAAAGCAAGGGCGTAACCCACAAACTGGAGAAGAGATCACCATAGCCGGACAAAATAAAGTAGCGTTTAAAGCAGGCTCGAAACTAAAAAGCGCGATTAACGAATAG
- a CDS encoding efflux RND transporter periplasmic adaptor subunit, translated as MKKIIIVVVAVAAFVAMIVSQQIKGDGKLPEIKTTLTEKGKIKDSILASGTLVFNTQVQLRSEVTGRVEKVFVEEGQRVEKGDMLMQLDTEAFEAEVDRYQALVRQSEIDIERAQTSLKNLISQLNRQKELFDVGLSQQEVYDNIKNAKELAEIDVSARKESLNQAKASLSIAEDRLSKSVFRATMSGLLASVDIKEGETVIAGTTNIVGSDLMLLADPSKILAELKVDETDIASIKLNQEAEIYAAAYPNKPFVGKVIHIGTSAKQFVGSQGRSFKVKVLLNDDERTLYAGMSCRAEIATAIGKDAIKIPIEAVHSEDENHYVWVLNDDKTVTKKAVELGVSSDIEQAIESGLEEKQTVVVGPARAVSKLKEGDKVKLKTADKDAKDVSDRA; from the coding sequence ATGAAAAAAATTATTATCGTAGTAGTCGCGGTGGCAGCATTTGTCGCCATGATTGTAAGCCAACAAATCAAGGGCGATGGTAAATTACCAGAGATAAAAACCACGCTAACTGAAAAAGGAAAAATAAAAGATTCTATTTTAGCGTCGGGTACCTTGGTTTTTAACACCCAAGTGCAATTGCGCTCAGAAGTAACCGGCCGTGTTGAAAAAGTATTTGTAGAAGAAGGGCAGCGTGTTGAGAAAGGCGACATGTTAATGCAGCTTGATACCGAAGCCTTTGAAGCCGAAGTGGACCGTTATCAAGCCTTAGTAAGACAAAGCGAAATTGATATTGAGCGTGCGCAAACAAGTCTGAAGAATTTAATCTCTCAGCTCAACCGTCAAAAAGAACTCTTCGATGTAGGACTATCGCAGCAAGAAGTTTACGATAACATTAAAAATGCAAAAGAGCTGGCTGAAATTGATGTTTCGGCGCGTAAAGAATCGCTAAATCAAGCTAAAGCGTCACTGTCAATTGCTGAAGATCGTTTAAGTAAAAGTGTGTTTAGAGCAACAATGAGTGGTTTATTAGCGTCGGTTGATATTAAAGAAGGCGAAACTGTGATTGCAGGTACCACCAATATTGTTGGTTCAGATCTGATGTTATTGGCCGACCCAAGCAAAATCCTCGCTGAGCTAAAAGTAGACGAAACAGATATTGCCAGCATTAAATTAAACCAAGAGGCAGAAATTTACGCTGCGGCCTACCCAAATAAACCATTTGTTGGCAAAGTCATTCATATTGGTACGTCAGCCAAGCAATTTGTTGGCTCACAAGGACGTTCATTTAAAGTGAAAGTACTGTTAAACGACGATGAACGCACTTTGTATGCAGGTATGAGTTGCCGTGCAGAAATTGCAACAGCGATTGGTAAAGATGCCATTAAAATTCCAATTGAAGCAGTACACAGCGAAGATGAAAATCACTATGTTTGGGTGTTAAACGACGATAAAACAGTCACTAAGAAAGCGGTTGAGCTCGGTGTTTCATCAGATATTGAACAAGCAATTGAAAGTGGTCTTGAAGAAAAGCAAACGGTTGTAGTAGGGCCAGCGCGCGCAGTTAGCAAACTAAAAGAGGGCGATAAGGTAAAGCTGAAAACAGCTGATAAGGATGCTAAAGATGTCAGTGATCGCGCTTAG
- a CDS encoding YIP1 family protein: MKSENAISAIGDTFLAPTKAFNGLKDAKGWSWLAMVLLFVFGISAQVIYFNSVDQAYFVEQQIATMEQSGDYNPAELEQAEAMTAQQFPMMWIFSAVGVLIGIPTIFCIFALYYYLIGKQDPECHMTFGDWFGFTAFTSLPTIFAAIGTMALVLTASSGEIPATVLTFSSLNQLIFGFDANHAFAGLLESINIFSIWSLALTYIGLKSWTNFNNNKAMLFALLPSILIYGIWAIIAAL, from the coding sequence ATGAAATCAGAAAATGCAATTAGCGCGATTGGCGATACATTTTTAGCCCCTACCAAGGCGTTTAACGGCCTAAAAGATGCAAAAGGCTGGTCATGGCTTGCGATGGTATTATTATTTGTGTTTGGTATCTCGGCACAAGTTATTTACTTTAACTCTGTTGACCAAGCATATTTTGTTGAACAACAAATTGCTACGATGGAACAAAGTGGCGATTACAATCCTGCGGAACTTGAACAAGCTGAAGCGATGACCGCACAGCAATTTCCAATGATGTGGATTTTCTCTGCAGTCGGTGTGTTAATTGGCATTCCAACTATCTTCTGTATTTTTGCTTTGTACTACTATTTAATTGGGAAGCAAGACCCAGAGTGCCATATGACATTTGGTGATTGGTTTGGTTTTACCGCTTTTACGAGCTTGCCAACAATTTTTGCAGCAATTGGTACCATGGCATTGGTGTTAACTGCCTCAAGCGGTGAAATTCCTGCAACAGTACTTACATTCTCTTCACTAAACCAACTTATTTTTGGCTTTGACGCTAACCACGCATTTGCGGGTTTACTTGAGAGTATCAATATTTTCTCAATTTGGTCTCTTGCGCTGACGTATATTGGATTAAAGTCATGGACTAACTTTAACAACAACAAAGCAATGCTATTTGCATTACTACCAAGCATTTTAATTTATGGTATTTGGGCAATTATTGCAGCACTTTAA
- a CDS encoding ABC transporter ATP-binding protein has product MSVIALSNICKEYKMGEQSFLALDNVSVNIEENEYLAIIGPSGSGKSTLMNIIGCLDVASSGEYVLQGKPVKKMTETELAGQRNKSVGFIFQSFNLIPRASALSNVMQPLIYRFISAKERQKLATQALEKVGLGDKLHHLPSQLSGGQRQRVAIARALVTKPDILLGDEPTGNLDSKTTNEIMSLFDELHNDGHTIILVTHEQEIAEHCQRVLRLVDGKVVSDTRNSEERAYV; this is encoded by the coding sequence ATGTCAGTGATCGCGCTTAGTAATATTTGCAAAGAATACAAAATGGGTGAACAAAGCTTTCTGGCTTTGGATAATGTAAGCGTAAACATTGAAGAAAATGAGTATCTTGCGATTATCGGTCCATCGGGCTCAGGTAAATCGACCCTAATGAACATTATAGGCTGCTTGGATGTCGCAAGTAGCGGCGAGTATGTGTTGCAAGGTAAACCAGTAAAAAAAATGACTGAAACTGAGCTCGCAGGACAGAGAAATAAAAGCGTTGGCTTTATTTTTCAGAGTTTCAACCTTATTCCTCGTGCTAGTGCGTTAAGCAATGTAATGCAGCCGTTGATTTACCGTTTTATCTCAGCAAAAGAGCGTCAAAAGCTAGCAACGCAGGCGCTTGAGAAAGTTGGCCTAGGTGATAAATTGCACCATTTACCATCACAACTGTCAGGTGGTCAACGTCAACGTGTGGCAATAGCAAGAGCGCTGGTGACAAAGCCAGATATCCTGCTGGGAGATGAACCGACAGGTAATTTGGACAGCAAAACAACCAATGAAATTATGAGTTTGTTTGATGAGCTGCATAATGATGGGCATACCATTATTTTAGTGACCCATGAGCAAGAAATTGCTGAACATTGCCAGCGTGTATTGCGCTTGGTTGATGGAAAAGTGGTATCGGATACACGAAATAGCGAGGAGAGAGCGTATGTTTAA